The following proteins are co-located in the Desulfonatronum thiodismutans genome:
- a CDS encoding Lcl C-terminal domain-containing protein: MPNIWRKLSTTVALAFMLCLTGLVMSGTAFAQQCVDNGDGTVTDNGTGLMWQKATAGPMNWDAAMNYTSGLSLAGHSDWALADANTLVRLYSSACKSMLEGAADSLYWSFTSTGSEALTVTFNNSDTISVDKSIRHHVRAARQNNEGNTKARCRPWCVTN, encoded by the coding sequence ATGCCAAATATATGGAGAAAGCTTTCCACAACAGTAGCCCTGGCCTTCATGCTCTGCCTGACCGGGCTGGTCATGTCCGGCACGGCATTCGCCCAGCAGTGCGTGGACAACGGGGATGGAACAGTGACGGACAACGGAACCGGCCTGATGTGGCAGAAAGCAACGGCTGGTCCAATGAACTGGGATGCGGCCATGAATTATACTTCCGGCCTTTCATTGGCTGGACATTCTGACTGGGCATTGGCTGATGCAAATACATTAGTCAGATTGTATTCTTCGGCATGCAAGTCAATGCTAGAAGGGGCAGCAGATTCTTTATATTGGTCATTCACCTCTACTGGTTCCGAAGCATTGACAGTCACCTTCAACAACTCTGATACAATTTCTGTTGATAAATCCATCCGTCACCATGTTCGTGCCGCACGACAAAATAATGAGGGAAACACAAAAGCGAGATGCAGACCGTGGTGTGTGACGAATTAA
- a CDS encoding Lcl C-terminal domain-containing protein, translating into MKTFGTMAISLTFCLTMLFISSTSFAQQCLDNGGWTVTDNGTGLMWQKETAGMGTWDDAMRYVSELPLGGHSGWRLPSIDELANLNNRPCKSLMELVPSYYWSSTTYASYRLNAWIVDFGSGLVSHFNKFNTYYARAVRPAQ; encoded by the coding sequence ATGAAGACATTTGGAACAATGGCAATTTCACTCACTTTCTGTCTGACAATGCTATTTATCTCTTCTACATCCTTTGCCCAGCAGTGCCTGGACAACGGGGGCTGGACCGTGACGGACAATGGCACCGGCCTGATGTGGCAGAAGGAAACGGCTGGCATGGGGACCTGGGATGATGCCATGAGATATGTATCCGAACTTCCACTTGGCGGACATTCGGGTTGGAGGTTGCCAAGCATCGATGAATTAGCAAATCTGAACAACCGGCCATGTAAATCTTTGATGGAATTAGTGCCGTCCTATTACTGGTCGTCTACTACCTACGCCAGCTATAGGCTCAACGCGTGGATCGTCGACTTCGGTAGCGGCCTCGTGAGCCACTTCAATAAGTTTAATACTTATTATGCTCGCGCCGTGCGTCCCGCACAGTGA
- a CDS encoding Lcl C-terminal domain-containing protein: MRKIWTKLFTTAALAFMLCLAGMVITSEAQAQRFVDNGNGTVTDTVTGLMWTKDANMFGNMDWDSATSRCASLAADSITGWRLPSKDEFPAIYKATRGQHPFEGIQGEYYWTSTHYTGYGEHARYSMHMLTGTLSRLSHKDNPFYVWCVRNTY; this comes from the coding sequence ATGCGGAAAATATGGACAAAGCTTTTCACAACAGCAGCCCTGGCCTTCATGCTCTGCCTGGCCGGGATGGTCATTACAAGCGAAGCCCAGGCCCAGAGGTTCGTGGACAATGGGAACGGTACGGTGACGGATACTGTGACGGGGCTGATGTGGACGAAGGATGCCAATATGTTTGGCAACATGGATTGGGATTCCGCCACATCCCGATGCGCTTCGCTTGCCGCGGATAGCATCACGGGATGGAGACTGCCCTCAAAGGATGAGTTCCCCGCAATTTACAAGGCAACTCGCGGTCAGCACCCTTTTGAAGGAATCCAAGGTGAATATTATTGGACCAGCACCCATTACACAGGTTATGGGGAGCATGCGCGTTATTCCATGCACATGTTGACAGGAACATTATCCAGGCTAAGTCATAAAGATAATCCATTCTACGTCTGGTGTGTCCGTAATACCTATTGA